A genomic segment from Anas platyrhynchos isolate ZD024472 breed Pekin duck chromosome 5, IASCAAS_PekinDuck_T2T, whole genome shotgun sequence encodes:
- the ZBTB1 gene encoding zinc finger and BTB domain-containing protein 1 isoform X5 yields the protein MARTSHSNYVLQQLNNQREWGFLCDCCIAIDDIYFQAHKAVLAACSSYFRMFFMNHQHTTAQLNLSNMKISAECFDLILQFMYLGKIMTAPANFEQFKVAMNYLQLYNVPECLEDIQDTDSSSLKCSSSASSTQNSKMIFGVRMYEDTLTRNGSEANRWGMEPPSSTVNTSHNKEPDEEALQLGSFPEQLFDVCKKSTTSKFSHTKERVSHSRRFGRSFTCDSCGFSFSCEKLLDEHVLTCTNRHSYQSARYYGAEKLDFSEKDSTSKIISTQTEKYKGDSSQAADDSSSPVSNVTSRKSSTVASETSGEEGSRASERKRIIIKMEPEDSPADELKDFNIIKVTDKDCNESSDNDDLDDEQEEPLYRYYVEEEIREKRNARKTLKPRLSMDDDERKCLQSPRHLNRKAPSVQEDVENAPCELCGLTITEEDLSSHYLSKHIENICACGKCGQILVKGKQLQDHAQTCGEPQDLTMNGIRNSEEKMDLEENPEDQSEIREMMFAEMIEDFRDSHFQMNSLQKKQLYKHSACPFRCPNCGQRFETENLVVEHMSNCLEQDLFKNSMMEENERDHRLVK from the coding sequence ATGGCAAGAACCAGCCACAGCAACTATGTCCTTCAGCAGCTAAACAACCAAAGAGAGTGGGGCTTTCTGTGTGACTGCTGTATTGCTATCGatgatatttattttcaagcacATAAGGCAGTCCTTGCTGCATGCAGCTCCTATTTTAGGATGTTTTTTATGAACCATCAACACACTACAGCCCAGCTGAATCTAAGCAACATGAAGATTAGCGCTGAATGCTTTGATCTTATTTTACAGTTCATGTATTTAGGAAAAATTATGACAGCCCCTGCCAATTTTGAGCAATTTAAAGTGGCCATGAACTATTTACAGCTATATAATGTACCTGAGTGTCTAGAAGATATACAGGATACAGACTCATCTAGTTTAAAGTGCTCATCTTCTGCTTCTAGCACCCAGAATAGTAAAATGATATTTGGCGTGAGAATGTATGAAGACACGCTCACCAGAAATGGCAGCGAAGCAAACAGGTGGGGCATGGAGCCGCCAAGTTCAACAGTTAATACATCCCATAACAAAGAGCCCGATGAAGAAGCTTTGCAGCTCGGCAGTTTCCCCGAACAACTGTTTGATGTCTGCAAAAAAAGCACCACCTCCAAATTCTCTCACACAAAAGAGCGTGTGTCCCACTCGCGCCGTTTTGGAAGAAGCTTCACCTGTGACAGCTGTGGGTTTAGTTTTAGCTGTGAAAAGTTACTGGATGAGCACGTGCTAACGTGCACTAACAGGCATTCGTACCAAAGTGCCAGGTACTACGGTGCTGAAAAACTAGACTTTAGTGAAAAGGACTCTACTTCTAAAATAATCTCTAcgcaaacagaaaaatacaaagggGACTCGAGCCAAGCTGCTGATGATTCTTCGTCTCCTGTGTCCAATGTTAcaagcaggaaaagcagcacagtTGCATCAGAGACCTCAGGTGAAGAAGGAAGTAGAGCCTCTGAGAGGAAGAGGATTATTATCAAGATGGAACCAGAGGACAGTCCTGCAGACGAGCTGAaagattttaatattattaaagtGACAGATAAAGACTGCAATGAGTCTTCTGACAATGACGACCTAGATGATGAGCAGGAAGAGCCGCTTTACAGGTACTATGTTGAGGAGGAgatcagagagaaaagaaatgctcGGAAGACTTTAAAACCCCGTTTATCCATGGATGACGATGAAAGAAAGTGTTTACAGAGTCCACGGCACCTTAACAGGAAAGCTCCTTCAGTACAGGAAGACGTGGAGAACGCTCCCTGTGAACTTTGTGGGCTAACAATCACCGAGGAAGATTTGTCCTCTCATTATTTATCCAAACACATAGAAAATATATGTGCCTGTGGTAAGTGTGGTCAAATACTGGTCAAAGGCAAACAGTTACAAGATCATGCACAGACCTGTGGGGAACCCCAGGATCTGACCATGAATGGTATCAGAaattctgaggaaaaaatggaCTTGGAAGAAAACCCTGAGGACCAGTCAGAAATAAGGGAGATGATGTTTGCAGAGATGATAGAGGACTTCAGGGACAGTCATTTCCAAATGAACAGCCTTCAAAAAAAACAGTTATATAAGCATTCTGCCTGTCCTTTCCGATGTCCTAATTGCGGTCAACGTTTTGAAACTGAAAACCTAGTGGTTGAACATATGTCAAACTGCCTAGAGCAAGATCTGTTCAAGAATTCCATGATGGAAGAGAATGAGAGAGATCACAGAC
- the ZBTB1 gene encoding zinc finger and BTB domain-containing protein 1 isoform X3, protein MARTSHSNYVLQQLNNQREWGFLCDCCIAIDDIYFQAHKAVLAACSSYFRMFFMNHQHTTAQLNLSNMKISAECFDLILQFMYLGKIMTAPANFEQFKVAMNYLQLYNVPECLEDIQDTDSSSLKCSSSASSTQNSKMIFGVRMYEDTLTRNGSEANRWGMEPPSSTVNTSHNKEPDEEALQLGSFPEQLFDVCKKSTTSKFSHTKERVSHSRRFGRSFTCDSCGFSFSCEKLLDEHVLTCTNRHSYQSARYYGAEKLDFSEKDSTSKIISTQTEKYKGDSSQAADDSSSPVSNVTSRKSSTVASETSGEEGSRASERKRIIIKMEPEDSPADELKDFNIIKVTDKDCNESSDNDDLDDEQEEPLYRYYVEEEIREKRNARKTLKPRLSMDDDERKCLQSPRHLNRKAPSVQEDVENAPCELCGLTITEEDLSSHYLSKHIENICACGKCGQILVKGKQLQDHAQTCGEPQDLTMNGIRNSEEKMDLEENPEDQSEIREMMFAEMIEDFRDSHFQMNSLQKKQLYKHSACPFRCPNCGQRFETENLVVEHMSNCLEQDLFKNSMMEENERDHRRKHFCNLCGKGFYQRCHLREHYTVHTKEKQFVCQTCGKQFLRERQLRLHNDMHKGMASLPRLIPRT, encoded by the coding sequence ATGGCAAGAACCAGCCACAGCAACTATGTCCTTCAGCAGCTAAACAACCAAAGAGAGTGGGGCTTTCTGTGTGACTGCTGTATTGCTATCGatgatatttattttcaagcacATAAGGCAGTCCTTGCTGCATGCAGCTCCTATTTTAGGATGTTTTTTATGAACCATCAACACACTACAGCCCAGCTGAATCTAAGCAACATGAAGATTAGCGCTGAATGCTTTGATCTTATTTTACAGTTCATGTATTTAGGAAAAATTATGACAGCCCCTGCCAATTTTGAGCAATTTAAAGTGGCCATGAACTATTTACAGCTATATAATGTACCTGAGTGTCTAGAAGATATACAGGATACAGACTCATCTAGTTTAAAGTGCTCATCTTCTGCTTCTAGCACCCAGAATAGTAAAATGATATTTGGCGTGAGAATGTATGAAGACACGCTCACCAGAAATGGCAGCGAAGCAAACAGGTGGGGCATGGAGCCGCCAAGTTCAACAGTTAATACATCCCATAACAAAGAGCCCGATGAAGAAGCTTTGCAGCTCGGCAGTTTCCCCGAACAACTGTTTGATGTCTGCAAAAAAAGCACCACCTCCAAATTCTCTCACACAAAAGAGCGTGTGTCCCACTCGCGCCGTTTTGGAAGAAGCTTCACCTGTGACAGCTGTGGGTTTAGTTTTAGCTGTGAAAAGTTACTGGATGAGCACGTGCTAACGTGCACTAACAGGCATTCGTACCAAAGTGCCAGGTACTACGGTGCTGAAAAACTAGACTTTAGTGAAAAGGACTCTACTTCTAAAATAATCTCTAcgcaaacagaaaaatacaaagggGACTCGAGCCAAGCTGCTGATGATTCTTCGTCTCCTGTGTCCAATGTTAcaagcaggaaaagcagcacagtTGCATCAGAGACCTCAGGTGAAGAAGGAAGTAGAGCCTCTGAGAGGAAGAGGATTATTATCAAGATGGAACCAGAGGACAGTCCTGCAGACGAGCTGAaagattttaatattattaaagtGACAGATAAAGACTGCAATGAGTCTTCTGACAATGACGACCTAGATGATGAGCAGGAAGAGCCGCTTTACAGGTACTATGTTGAGGAGGAgatcagagagaaaagaaatgctcGGAAGACTTTAAAACCCCGTTTATCCATGGATGACGATGAAAGAAAGTGTTTACAGAGTCCACGGCACCTTAACAGGAAAGCTCCTTCAGTACAGGAAGACGTGGAGAACGCTCCCTGTGAACTTTGTGGGCTAACAATCACCGAGGAAGATTTGTCCTCTCATTATTTATCCAAACACATAGAAAATATATGTGCCTGTGGTAAGTGTGGTCAAATACTGGTCAAAGGCAAACAGTTACAAGATCATGCACAGACCTGTGGGGAACCCCAGGATCTGACCATGAATGGTATCAGAaattctgaggaaaaaatggaCTTGGAAGAAAACCCTGAGGACCAGTCAGAAATAAGGGAGATGATGTTTGCAGAGATGATAGAGGACTTCAGGGACAGTCATTTCCAAATGAACAGCCTTCAAAAAAAACAGTTATATAAGCATTCTGCCTGTCCTTTCCGATGTCCTAATTGCGGTCAACGTTTTGAAACTGAAAACCTAGTGGTTGAACATATGTCAAACTGCCTAGAGCAAGATCTGTTCAAGAATTCCATGATGGAAGAGAATGAGAGAGATCACAGACGTAAGCATTTCTGCAATCTTTGCGGGAAAGGATTTTATCAGCGTTGTCACTTGAGGGAACACTATACTGTTCATACCAAGGAAAAACAGTTTGTTTGTCAGACATGTGGGAAGCAGTTCTTAAGAGAGCGCCAGTTGCGGCTCCACAATGATATGCACAAAGGAATGGCCAG
- the ZBTB1 gene encoding zinc finger and BTB domain-containing protein 1 isoform X1: protein MARTSHSNYVLQQLNNQREWGFLCDCCIAIDDIYFQAHKAVLAACSSYFRMFFMNHQHTTAQLNLSNMKISAECFDLILQFMYLGKIMTAPANFEQFKVAMNYLQLYNVPECLEDIQDTDSSSLKCSSSASSTQNSKMIFGVRMYEDTLTRNGSEANRWGMEPPSSTVNTSHNKEPDEEALQLGSFPEQLFDVCKKSTTSKFSHTKERVSHSRRFGRSFTCDSCGFSFSCEKLLDEHVLTCTNRHSYQSARYYGAEKLDFSEKDSTSKIISTQTEKYKGDSSQAADDSSSPVSNVTSRKSSTVASETSGEEGSRASERKRIIIKMEPEDSPADELKDFNIIKVTDKDCNESSDNDDLDDEQEEPLYRYYVEEEIREKRNARKTLKPRLSMDDDERKCLQSPRHLNRKAPSVQEDVENAPCELCGLTITEEDLSSHYLSKHIENICACGKCGQILVKGKQLQDHAQTCGEPQDLTMNGIRNSEEKMDLEENPEDQSEIREMMFAEMIEDFRDSHFQMNSLQKKQLYKHSACPFRCPNCGQRFETENLVVEHMSNCLEQDLFKNSMMEENERDHRRKHFCNLCGKGFYQRCHLREHYTVHTKEKQFVCQTCGKQFLRERQLRLHNDMHKGMARYVCSICDQGNFRKHDHVRHMISHLSAGETICQVCFQIFPNNEQLEQHMDVHLYTCGVCGAKFNLRKDMRSHYNAKHLKRT, encoded by the coding sequence ATGGCAAGAACCAGCCACAGCAACTATGTCCTTCAGCAGCTAAACAACCAAAGAGAGTGGGGCTTTCTGTGTGACTGCTGTATTGCTATCGatgatatttattttcaagcacATAAGGCAGTCCTTGCTGCATGCAGCTCCTATTTTAGGATGTTTTTTATGAACCATCAACACACTACAGCCCAGCTGAATCTAAGCAACATGAAGATTAGCGCTGAATGCTTTGATCTTATTTTACAGTTCATGTATTTAGGAAAAATTATGACAGCCCCTGCCAATTTTGAGCAATTTAAAGTGGCCATGAACTATTTACAGCTATATAATGTACCTGAGTGTCTAGAAGATATACAGGATACAGACTCATCTAGTTTAAAGTGCTCATCTTCTGCTTCTAGCACCCAGAATAGTAAAATGATATTTGGCGTGAGAATGTATGAAGACACGCTCACCAGAAATGGCAGCGAAGCAAACAGGTGGGGCATGGAGCCGCCAAGTTCAACAGTTAATACATCCCATAACAAAGAGCCCGATGAAGAAGCTTTGCAGCTCGGCAGTTTCCCCGAACAACTGTTTGATGTCTGCAAAAAAAGCACCACCTCCAAATTCTCTCACACAAAAGAGCGTGTGTCCCACTCGCGCCGTTTTGGAAGAAGCTTCACCTGTGACAGCTGTGGGTTTAGTTTTAGCTGTGAAAAGTTACTGGATGAGCACGTGCTAACGTGCACTAACAGGCATTCGTACCAAAGTGCCAGGTACTACGGTGCTGAAAAACTAGACTTTAGTGAAAAGGACTCTACTTCTAAAATAATCTCTAcgcaaacagaaaaatacaaagggGACTCGAGCCAAGCTGCTGATGATTCTTCGTCTCCTGTGTCCAATGTTAcaagcaggaaaagcagcacagtTGCATCAGAGACCTCAGGTGAAGAAGGAAGTAGAGCCTCTGAGAGGAAGAGGATTATTATCAAGATGGAACCAGAGGACAGTCCTGCAGACGAGCTGAaagattttaatattattaaagtGACAGATAAAGACTGCAATGAGTCTTCTGACAATGACGACCTAGATGATGAGCAGGAAGAGCCGCTTTACAGGTACTATGTTGAGGAGGAgatcagagagaaaagaaatgctcGGAAGACTTTAAAACCCCGTTTATCCATGGATGACGATGAAAGAAAGTGTTTACAGAGTCCACGGCACCTTAACAGGAAAGCTCCTTCAGTACAGGAAGACGTGGAGAACGCTCCCTGTGAACTTTGTGGGCTAACAATCACCGAGGAAGATTTGTCCTCTCATTATTTATCCAAACACATAGAAAATATATGTGCCTGTGGTAAGTGTGGTCAAATACTGGTCAAAGGCAAACAGTTACAAGATCATGCACAGACCTGTGGGGAACCCCAGGATCTGACCATGAATGGTATCAGAaattctgaggaaaaaatggaCTTGGAAGAAAACCCTGAGGACCAGTCAGAAATAAGGGAGATGATGTTTGCAGAGATGATAGAGGACTTCAGGGACAGTCATTTCCAAATGAACAGCCTTCAAAAAAAACAGTTATATAAGCATTCTGCCTGTCCTTTCCGATGTCCTAATTGCGGTCAACGTTTTGAAACTGAAAACCTAGTGGTTGAACATATGTCAAACTGCCTAGAGCAAGATCTGTTCAAGAATTCCATGATGGAAGAGAATGAGAGAGATCACAGACGTAAGCATTTCTGCAATCTTTGCGGGAAAGGATTTTATCAGCGTTGTCACTTGAGGGAACACTATACTGTTCATACCAAGGAAAAACAGTTTGTTTGTCAGACATGTGGGAAGCAGTTCTTAAGAGAGCGCCAGTTGCGGCTCCACAATGATATGCACAAAGGAATGGCCAGGTATGTCTGTTCCATTTGTGATCAAGGAAACTTCAGAAAACATGACCATGTACGGCATATGATATCTCACTTATCAGCTGGAGAGACTATATGCCAGGTCTGCTTTCAGATATTCCCAAATAATGAGCAACTGGAGCAGCACATGGATGTTCATCTGTATACATGTGGAGTATGTGGAGCAAAATTTAATTTGAGAAAAGATATGAGATCCCACTATAATGCCAAGCATTTGAAAAGAACATAA
- the ZBTB1 gene encoding zinc finger and BTB domain-containing protein 1 isoform X4, with translation MARTSHSNYVLQQLNNQREWGFLCDCCIAIDDIYFQAHKAVLAACSSYFRMFFMNHQHTTAQLNLSNMKISAECFDLILQFMYLGKIMTAPANFEQFKVAMNYLQLYNVPECLEDIQDTDSSSLKCSSSASSTQNSKMIFGVRMYEDTLTRNGSEANRWGMEPPSSTVNTSHNKEPDEEALQLGSFPEQLFDVCKKSTTSKFSHTKERVSHSRRFGRSFTCDSCGFSFSCEKLLDEHVLTCTNRHSYQSARYYGAEKLDFSEKDSTSKIISTQTEKYKGDSSQAADDSSSPVSNVTSRKSSTVASETSGEEGSRASERKRIIIKMEPEDSPADELKDFNIIKVTDKDCNESSDNDDLDDEQEEPLYRYYVEEEIREKRNARKTLKPRLSMDDDERKCLQSPRHLNRKAPSVQEDVENAPCELCGLTITEEDLSSHYLSKHIENICACGKCGQILVKGKQLQDHAQTCGEPQDLTMNGIRNSEEKMDLEENPEDQSEIREMMFAEMIEDFRDSHFQMNSLQKKQLYKHSACPFRCPNCGQRFETENLVVEHMSNCLEQDLFKNSMMEENERDHRPCHASSREPRISEVSSIFDFL, from the coding sequence ATGGCAAGAACCAGCCACAGCAACTATGTCCTTCAGCAGCTAAACAACCAAAGAGAGTGGGGCTTTCTGTGTGACTGCTGTATTGCTATCGatgatatttattttcaagcacATAAGGCAGTCCTTGCTGCATGCAGCTCCTATTTTAGGATGTTTTTTATGAACCATCAACACACTACAGCCCAGCTGAATCTAAGCAACATGAAGATTAGCGCTGAATGCTTTGATCTTATTTTACAGTTCATGTATTTAGGAAAAATTATGACAGCCCCTGCCAATTTTGAGCAATTTAAAGTGGCCATGAACTATTTACAGCTATATAATGTACCTGAGTGTCTAGAAGATATACAGGATACAGACTCATCTAGTTTAAAGTGCTCATCTTCTGCTTCTAGCACCCAGAATAGTAAAATGATATTTGGCGTGAGAATGTATGAAGACACGCTCACCAGAAATGGCAGCGAAGCAAACAGGTGGGGCATGGAGCCGCCAAGTTCAACAGTTAATACATCCCATAACAAAGAGCCCGATGAAGAAGCTTTGCAGCTCGGCAGTTTCCCCGAACAACTGTTTGATGTCTGCAAAAAAAGCACCACCTCCAAATTCTCTCACACAAAAGAGCGTGTGTCCCACTCGCGCCGTTTTGGAAGAAGCTTCACCTGTGACAGCTGTGGGTTTAGTTTTAGCTGTGAAAAGTTACTGGATGAGCACGTGCTAACGTGCACTAACAGGCATTCGTACCAAAGTGCCAGGTACTACGGTGCTGAAAAACTAGACTTTAGTGAAAAGGACTCTACTTCTAAAATAATCTCTAcgcaaacagaaaaatacaaagggGACTCGAGCCAAGCTGCTGATGATTCTTCGTCTCCTGTGTCCAATGTTAcaagcaggaaaagcagcacagtTGCATCAGAGACCTCAGGTGAAGAAGGAAGTAGAGCCTCTGAGAGGAAGAGGATTATTATCAAGATGGAACCAGAGGACAGTCCTGCAGACGAGCTGAaagattttaatattattaaagtGACAGATAAAGACTGCAATGAGTCTTCTGACAATGACGACCTAGATGATGAGCAGGAAGAGCCGCTTTACAGGTACTATGTTGAGGAGGAgatcagagagaaaagaaatgctcGGAAGACTTTAAAACCCCGTTTATCCATGGATGACGATGAAAGAAAGTGTTTACAGAGTCCACGGCACCTTAACAGGAAAGCTCCTTCAGTACAGGAAGACGTGGAGAACGCTCCCTGTGAACTTTGTGGGCTAACAATCACCGAGGAAGATTTGTCCTCTCATTATTTATCCAAACACATAGAAAATATATGTGCCTGTGGTAAGTGTGGTCAAATACTGGTCAAAGGCAAACAGTTACAAGATCATGCACAGACCTGTGGGGAACCCCAGGATCTGACCATGAATGGTATCAGAaattctgaggaaaaaatggaCTTGGAAGAAAACCCTGAGGACCAGTCAGAAATAAGGGAGATGATGTTTGCAGAGATGATAGAGGACTTCAGGGACAGTCATTTCCAAATGAACAGCCTTCAAAAAAAACAGTTATATAAGCATTCTGCCTGTCCTTTCCGATGTCCTAATTGCGGTCAACGTTTTGAAACTGAAAACCTAGTGGTTGAACATATGTCAAACTGCCTAGAGCAAGATCTGTTCAAGAATTCCATGATGGAAGAGAATGAGAGAGATCACAGAC
- the ZBTB1 gene encoding zinc finger and BTB domain-containing protein 1 isoform X2 — MARTSHSNYVLQQLNNQREWGFLCDCCIAIDDIYFQAHKAVLAACSSYFRMFFMNHQHTTAQLNLSNMKISAECFDLILQFMYLGKIMTAPANFEQFKVAMNYLQLYNVPECLEDIQDTDSSSLKCSSSASSTQNSKMIFGVRMYEDTLTRNGSEANRWGMEPPSSTVNTSHNKEPDEEALQLGSFPEQLFDVCKKSTTSKFSHTKERVSHSRRFGRSFTCDSCGFSFSCEKLLDEHVLTCTNRHSYQSARYYGAEKLDFSEKDSTSKIISTQTEKYKGDSSQAADDSSSPVSNVTSRKSSTVASETSGEEGSRASERKRIIIKMEPEDSPADELKDFNIIKVTDKDCNESSDNDDLDDEQEEPLYRYYVEEEIREKRNARKTLKPRLSMDDDERKCLQSPRHLNRKAPSVQEDVENAPCELCGLTITEEDLSSHYLSKHIENICACGKCGQILVKGKQLQDHAQTCGEPQDLTMNGIRNSEEKMDLEENPEDQSEIREMMFAEMIEDFRDSHFQMNSLQKKQLYKHSACPFRCPNCGQRFETENLVVEHMSNCLEQDLFKNSMMEENERDHRRKHFCNLCGKGFYQRCHLREHYTVHTKEKQFVCQTCGKQFLRERQLRLHNDMHKGMASSEIGTSKLLNN, encoded by the coding sequence ATGGCAAGAACCAGCCACAGCAACTATGTCCTTCAGCAGCTAAACAACCAAAGAGAGTGGGGCTTTCTGTGTGACTGCTGTATTGCTATCGatgatatttattttcaagcacATAAGGCAGTCCTTGCTGCATGCAGCTCCTATTTTAGGATGTTTTTTATGAACCATCAACACACTACAGCCCAGCTGAATCTAAGCAACATGAAGATTAGCGCTGAATGCTTTGATCTTATTTTACAGTTCATGTATTTAGGAAAAATTATGACAGCCCCTGCCAATTTTGAGCAATTTAAAGTGGCCATGAACTATTTACAGCTATATAATGTACCTGAGTGTCTAGAAGATATACAGGATACAGACTCATCTAGTTTAAAGTGCTCATCTTCTGCTTCTAGCACCCAGAATAGTAAAATGATATTTGGCGTGAGAATGTATGAAGACACGCTCACCAGAAATGGCAGCGAAGCAAACAGGTGGGGCATGGAGCCGCCAAGTTCAACAGTTAATACATCCCATAACAAAGAGCCCGATGAAGAAGCTTTGCAGCTCGGCAGTTTCCCCGAACAACTGTTTGATGTCTGCAAAAAAAGCACCACCTCCAAATTCTCTCACACAAAAGAGCGTGTGTCCCACTCGCGCCGTTTTGGAAGAAGCTTCACCTGTGACAGCTGTGGGTTTAGTTTTAGCTGTGAAAAGTTACTGGATGAGCACGTGCTAACGTGCACTAACAGGCATTCGTACCAAAGTGCCAGGTACTACGGTGCTGAAAAACTAGACTTTAGTGAAAAGGACTCTACTTCTAAAATAATCTCTAcgcaaacagaaaaatacaaagggGACTCGAGCCAAGCTGCTGATGATTCTTCGTCTCCTGTGTCCAATGTTAcaagcaggaaaagcagcacagtTGCATCAGAGACCTCAGGTGAAGAAGGAAGTAGAGCCTCTGAGAGGAAGAGGATTATTATCAAGATGGAACCAGAGGACAGTCCTGCAGACGAGCTGAaagattttaatattattaaagtGACAGATAAAGACTGCAATGAGTCTTCTGACAATGACGACCTAGATGATGAGCAGGAAGAGCCGCTTTACAGGTACTATGTTGAGGAGGAgatcagagagaaaagaaatgctcGGAAGACTTTAAAACCCCGTTTATCCATGGATGACGATGAAAGAAAGTGTTTACAGAGTCCACGGCACCTTAACAGGAAAGCTCCTTCAGTACAGGAAGACGTGGAGAACGCTCCCTGTGAACTTTGTGGGCTAACAATCACCGAGGAAGATTTGTCCTCTCATTATTTATCCAAACACATAGAAAATATATGTGCCTGTGGTAAGTGTGGTCAAATACTGGTCAAAGGCAAACAGTTACAAGATCATGCACAGACCTGTGGGGAACCCCAGGATCTGACCATGAATGGTATCAGAaattctgaggaaaaaatggaCTTGGAAGAAAACCCTGAGGACCAGTCAGAAATAAGGGAGATGATGTTTGCAGAGATGATAGAGGACTTCAGGGACAGTCATTTCCAAATGAACAGCCTTCAAAAAAAACAGTTATATAAGCATTCTGCCTGTCCTTTCCGATGTCCTAATTGCGGTCAACGTTTTGAAACTGAAAACCTAGTGGTTGAACATATGTCAAACTGCCTAGAGCAAGATCTGTTCAAGAATTCCATGATGGAAGAGAATGAGAGAGATCACAGACGTAAGCATTTCTGCAATCTTTGCGGGAAAGGATTTTATCAGCGTTGTCACTTGAGGGAACACTATACTGTTCATACCAAGGAAAAACAGTTTGTTTGTCAGACATGTGGGAAGCAGTTCTTAAGAGAGCGCCAGTTGCGGCTCCACAATGATATGCACAAAGGAATGGCCAG